The region GGGCGTAACTCCTGATGAACGCGAGCGGGCATTATCGTGCGGTATGAGCGGATTTTTGACTAAACCTATCGCAGTCACGGAATTATTTGATACCTTAGCGTATCATATCGCACCTAATCGAAATCAGGATTCAATCGTAAGCGAGCCTGAATTAAAAAATGCGCGCAATCAAGGATTAGTTGGTGCCCGCGTGTTAGTGGCGGAAGATAATCCAATCAACCAGCAAATAATTAGCGAGCTGCTAAAAGAAATAGGCATTCAGGTCCATATCGCTAATAATGGACAGGAGGCATTATCCATTGCGGAGCAATTTTCTTTTGACGCCGTTTTGATGGACATGCAAATGCCGGTTATGGATGGAGTGGAAGCTACGCGTCGCCTTCGTCAGGATGAACGTTTCTCCGCCTTGCCAATCATTGCCCTCACCGCTGGTGTCACTCCTACTGAACGTCAACGGGCATTATCCTGTCGAATGGATGGATTCTTAACTAAACCAATCGAAATTGATCCGTTACTAGATACCTTAGCACGCTATATTGCTCCAAGGTCAGATAAAAATCCAACAGTGAACGAAAAAATTCCCTCAAACGATTCGTTTCAACTGCCGGGATTTAATTTTGATAATCTGATCAGCGTACTTAGCATTGAAACAATCATCGATCTACTTTCGGAATTTCGAGAAAATGCGCAAGCGACGATGGAGGAAATTGAAAATCAACTCACAATGGAACAGATTCTCGACGCCGAGCGCCAGACGCATCGGCTCAAAGGTATGTCTGGCACCATGGGAGCGATTGATTTGTACGCGGCTGCCGAAAAATTAGATGCAGAATTGAAAAAAGGCGGACATACGACGGACTCACTGGTGGCCTTACGCACGGCGTATCAATCCACTATGAACAGTCTTGAGACCTTATTTGCACAAAATAAATCGGATCTCTCCATCCACGGACGGAATCAAGAAATTGCTGCGGTGGGTACACAAATTAAAGATCTATTGGAGAAAAGATATTTGGTCTCAGACGCGCTCATTGACAAACTCAAAGATTTAATCCCCAGAGAACGAATCAATATTTTTAATCAATTCAAATATTTGATTGATGAATTTTCCTATGATCAAGCTTTGATTATATTAAAGCAGATCATTGAAAACCAAGGCTGATTAACACTGCTGCTATTGCACGACATAGGTCTTAGTAGACTGATTGTTGGTTTCCATTGCTTCGGGAGTGGCGCAATTCTTGTCCACAAAAGCGCGAAAGGTCTTGCTACCGGACGATCCAACCGGTAATCCTGTAAAGGTGCGGGTAACGCTCGCCCCTGCCGCCAAAATGCCCACGGTGACATATTGATCTCTGCTGGTCGCGCTACAGGCCGGTAGTGTGGGTTGATTGACCCAAACGCCCAATGAGCCGGCGTTGCCAGCGACCGATCCTTGGTTTTTGACGGTCACGGATGCTTTGAAGGTACCATTGTGGATGGGCGTGCTGGGACTGAGCGTGATCCCAGTCACCACGAAGTCGGGAGCAACGAAGGTCGCGGTCACGGTTATGGCGGCGTTCATGGTTACCAGGCAAACACCCGTTCCCGCGCATCCACCACCGCTCCAGCCCGAGAAGATGGATCCAGGATTCGCGGTAGCAGTCAAAGTGACTTTGGTGCCGTGGGCGTAATTCTCGTTGCAATCCGTGCCACAGTTAATTCCTGCTGGATTGCTGCTAATGGTTCCCATACCCACGCCGGACTTGAGAACGATGAGAGAGTGCGTGACGGGATGAAAGGTCGCGGTCACAGTCATGGCGGCGTTCATGGTTACCACGCAAACACCCGTTCCCGAGCATCCGCCACCGCTCCAGCCCGAAAAGGTGGAGCCGGAATTCGCGGTAGCGGTCAAAGTAACCTTAGTGCCGTGGGCATAACTCTCGTTGCAATCCGTGCCACAGTTAATTCCTGCGGGGCTGCTAGTTACCTTCCCCGCACCAGCGCCTGATTTGGAAATCGTCAGTTTTTTCTTTGCTTCTGGAACGCATCCGGTGACGTTGTCAGCGGTCTTCACAATGGAAATGCCTTGAGCACCGCTGTTTGGAACAACGAACCATAACGTATTATCGCCCGCGTTGATGGATAGCCCACTCGCAATGATCCCGCTTGCTGAACTCGTTATCGAATAACAGCCTCCCGCGTCAAGATCCGTGACCAAATGTCGAGAATTGGCCACCATTGTCAACGGAGTTGTGTAATTGACGGTGATGCGCGACGTTGCCGAATTTTCGGAGGTCGTTACAAAACAAAATGACCGTGCGCACGCGCCGATGGATTCGGGTGCCGACGAAATCAAGCTGGCGTTGTTCAATGCGGTGTTGTCGTCACCGAATTTTCCAATAGATAACGCCGTCACAATTCGATGTTGCAGCGCGGTTGCGAACGATTTATGAACTTGCGAACCGATCATGGACGGTTGGATTTGCCAGGCGGGGACAGCAGTCCACGGTTCTGGCGCAATGACCCACGAATCTGAAAGCGTCGGAGTTAAAACTCGAATCAAGGTTTGGTAATTCCCTTTATCGCTAGGGACACTGACCGTGTTGGCATTCACCAGTGTCGATAAGGAATTAGGATTCTGGGTGCGGAAACGCAAACTAACGGGGCGAGAACGCACCAAATCGACGCGATCAATCAAGAAAACAATTTCCGCAGTCCCATCGTAAACGAAACTGCGCGTATATTTACCAACAGGTTGACGACAAGTACCCGTGCAGGTTGCCCAAATGTTTTCTGGAACGTTGTAATTGTAATTCGCATTCAACAAGGCGTAAAACACCTTGTTTTTTTCGTCCGCCCTGCCGCGTTCCAAATACGCCGAATTCTGATTAAAGTAAACGACAGGTCCTCCATTGTCGTATGATTCATTGTTGTTAGGAACAGCCTCATTTGGAATCGATAAGGAATTCCATAACGTAAATGGATAAATCGCTGCCTCATTGCCACCATAATTTAGTGGCTCGGTCAACAAATATTCACCATTACGCCACAGCCAGAATGAACCAGCACTGTTGTGCATGTGATCGACAATGTACGAACCTATTCCATAAAAACCACCCCACGTCACTTGCTTGGCATCTGAAAATGACGTGCTTGATGTCCAGTCAGAACGGAACATTCCAATTCCCATGTGTTGCCCAGAACCAAATCCTCCCAGTGCGTAGCGATTTGCGTTGGTCTTAAAATCAATCCGCTGTGCAGAATCCGGCCACGAGGTCATGAACCATAACATCGTATCGCCTTCCGAAACGCCGTAAGCGGGTCGATGCAACGTATCGAGAAAAGAGCGACCGATTGCCGCCTGAGTCGTATTGCCATATCGTTCAGCTAAAAATACACAATTGGAAAAATAGCTCCAGATATATTTGCCACCCCCTGGATCTAGCTCCGAAGTGTTTTGCTGATCGCCTATCCAGCGATAATGCGTGTTGGCTGGATCGACGGAATGCATGAAATAGGTCAGCGAATTAACCCACCACTGCTTCAGATCGGGAAATTCTGCATCAATGATACCGAGTTCGTCCATGATGTAATACAGATTTTGCGCTATGTGAACATCGCTCATCATGCCGTAGTCCCAGCCGGGAAGTGGAATTCCGGTATCGAGACTGGTGCGAAAAAATTTGATGACTGGAAAATCTGGCAGCAACGAATGCGCATTGATACCGTATTTCCATCCGGTCCAGCCACGCTTGAGAAGTTTCAATCCGTTGAGTTCATCTTCTCCTACAATGGCTAGTCCGGCGATAAAATGTCCAGCGGTTGCGGCGATATTTCGATCTGAATCGTGAGCTGTCCAACTACCTGCTTCGTCGATCAACGCCGTATCATCTGACCATGCAATCAATTTTGCGCGTAAACTTGCCTTCATCGCATCGGTAAAGCACGGATGGTGAAAAAGCCAGTCATAAGCCAACGCATAATATAAATCCGTTCCTTGATTATTAGGCGAGGCACCATCAAAATGAGGAATGAATACGTCGCATGCTTTTTGTCCCGACGCTAAATTACCGGTGAGAAGCCAATGCAGCGCCAACGCCGCTGCCGGCCATCCATTATTGCAACGCCAATCCTGACACGCCGAAGAATATGATAATAATTTATCAATATCATGTTTGAACGCATGGACAGCTTCCAGTTCTGGGACAGTTTTATAAAGTGTCTGTAAAGAAGCAATTCGATTCTGAAGATAAATTCTGGGATGTTGCGCAGGCGTGGCCGGCAGATAGTTGACGGGAAAGTCGTAATAGACTTGAGTTTTCGCATTTGTCACGATGGGAAGAATGACGCTGCAAATAATAAGCAGGAGGGTGGCGACGTGGAATTTTTGGGAAAACATGATTGTTACTCATTAATGTCCCGGAGAAACCCCGCCTTTTAGGGCGGGGTGATTGACTGGCAAGCATTGGAAAATCACACCACGATATTCACTAAGCGCCTGGGCACCACAATAATCTTGCGTATTGGTTTACCTTCCAGATAACGCGCGACATTGGGATCGGATTGCGCGGCAGCCTCAATTTCCACCTGCCCGGCGTCCACTGCGACCGAAATATGAGCGCGCAATTTACCGTTGACTTGCACCACCATTTCCAGCCGCTCGCTTGCTAATGCCGTTGGATCGGCTTCGGGCCAAGGAGCATCGATCACGGGTTCGATATGCCCTAATGATTGCCATAAAACATGGGCAATATGCGGCACGATTGGGGCGAGCAGACGCACTACCGCTTCCAGGGCTTCATGCCGCAAGACATAGCCGATGGTCGAAGGATCATCGAATCGATAAAGGGCATTGATAAGTTCCATCACTGCTGCGATGGCGGTATTGAAGGTTGTGCGTCGTGCGATATCGTCCGATGCCTTGGCAATGATGCGATGAACCTGTCGGCGTAGCGTCATCTGTTCCGGTGTCAGGTTGTCTGGCGCAAGGTTAGCGGTGGACGAAACACCGCCGCTTTCAACGTGCGTCCAAATCAGTCGCCACAGGCGTTTGAGGAAACGATGGGAACCTTCCAGTCCGGTTTCCGACCATTCCAACGATTGCTCTGGCGGCGCGGCGAACATCATGAACAACCGCACCGTGTCGGCACCGTAAGTCTCGACCATCTCCTGGGGATCGACGGTATTGCCTTTGGATTTTGACATCTTAGAGCCATCCTTGAGTACCATGCCCTGGGTCAGAAGACGCGTGAAAGGTTCATCGCTCGGCACCAATCCTAGATCACGCATCGCCTTGTGAAAGAAGCGCGCGTAGAGCAGATGCAACACCGCGTGTTCAATGCCGCCGATGTATTGATCGACCGGCAGCCAATAATTGACTCGCTCGTCAAACATCGCGCCATCCTGGTTTCGCGCGCAGTAGCGCGCGTAGTACCACGACGATTCGACGAAGGTATCAAAGGTATCGGTTTCGCGGCGTGCCTCAGCGCCGCAGCGCGGACAAGGCGCTTGATAAAAATCGGACATTCCCTTGAGCGGAGAACTCACGCCGGCGAAAGTAACTTCCTCGGGTAATACCACCGGCAAGTCGTGGTCGGGTACAGGAACATCGCCGCAATGCGGGCAGTACACCACGGGTATGGGCGCGCCCCAGTAGCGCTGGCGCGACACGCCCCAATCGCGCAGGCGATAGTTAACTTGACGCCGCCCGCGACCGGCGGCCTCCAAATGCCGCGCGATGGCGTCGAAAGCCGCCGCCGAGGTTAATTCATTGAACACGCCGGAATTCATCAATACTCCCGGAGCCACGAAAGCGGCGGCCTCGAAATCCCAGGTCGAGCCATCACCAGGTGCGATAACTGGCTGAATCGGTAGGCCATATTTGCGCGCGAACTCAAAATCACGTTGATCATGGGCCGGAACCGCCATCACCGCGCCGGAGCCGTAGCCCATGAGGACGAAATTGGCGGCAAAGATCGGGACAACAGCGCCGGTGATTGGATGCTGTCCATAAAAGCCGGTATCTACGCCCTTTTTTTCCATGGTTTCAAGCGTTGCCTCGGCGGTCGAGATTTTGCGGCTCGTGGCGATGAATTCTGCAAGGGATGAATTGTTCTGGGCGGCGGCCAGGGCGAGGGGATGCTCGGCAGCGACCGCGAGGTAAGTCACCCCCATCAAAGTATCAGGGCGGGTGGTGAACACCGTCAGCGAATCGGATTGGCCGTTGACGACGAACTGGATTTCCACACCCTCGGAGCGTCCGATCCAGTTACGCTGCATGGCACATACTTCCTCGGGCCAGCCGGTGAGATTATCGAGATCCTTGAGCAACTCATCGGCGTAGGCGGTAATGCGTAAAAACCATTGCGGGATCTCACGGCGTTCCACCAGCGCGCCCGAGCGCCAGCCACGACCATTGATGACCTGTTCATTAGCAAGCACGGTTTGATCAACTGGATCCCAGTTGACGGCGGCGGTTTTTTTATAGACCAATCCCTTTGCGAGCAGCCTGGTAAACAGCCATTGTTCCCAATGGTAATAGCGCGGATGACAGGTAGCGACCTGGCGTTCCCAGTCATACCCAAAGCCTAGACGCTTGAGCTGCCCGACCATGTAACGAATGTTGTCATAGGTCCAGCGCGCCGGTGGCACGGCATTCTGAATGGCGGCGTTTTCCGCCGGTAGGCCAAAGGCATCGAAGCCCATCGGCTGAAGCACGTTGCGCCCCCGCATTCGTTGGTAACGGGCGATGACATCGCCGATGGTGTAATTGCGCACATGCCCCATGTGTAACCGTCCACTAGGGTACGGAAACATGGACAGGCAATAGAACTTTTCACGGCCAGGGTCTTCGACGGCGCGAAAGGCGTGGGTTTCTTCCCAAAAGCGTTGCGCGAGTGGTTCAATGAGGTCGGGGCGGTACTGTTCTTCCATCTGCGGTGGTTTCCGAATTAAATTAAGAGTTACGCAGTTGAACTTGTAACTCCTAAAAGGATTGAATTTTTTCTGTCATTCTGCGCGCAGTCGTAGAATGCAGAATCTCTAAGTAGATGGATTCTGCAATTACGCTGCGCTGCGCGCAAAATGACTTAAATTTTTCAACTGCGTAACTTCTATAATTAACCCAAGTTGCTGCCTTATTATGGTGGATAACCAAATAGACCCTCTCCCAAAGGGGGAGGGGAGAAAGACAAATAGGTAGCAACTTGAGTTAATTATTAATAGCGTGTCAAACGATGTGTCCAAATATAATCGGCAGCTTGATAATAAGCCATGGTTTCTGTTACTAATTCAGCTTCCGTTGCCGGGCTAGCGGCCAAATGTTTACCCAGCGGGTCCAATACCACGTCCACTTGTCGCTGAATAGATAAATAGGCCAATTTTTCAGCTTTGAACAAACCCAATTTTTGATAATTAGCAATTAACGCACGGCCATCCTGATTTTGCATCGCCAAAATATCTCGCCCAAAAAACCAGCTATCATAACTGAAATTCAATAAACTTAAAATGGTAGGAGCAACATCAATTTGACTAGATAATGTGTTATTAATGCCTGGGTGAATATGTTTTGGCGCGTAAATAAAAAATGGGATATGGTATCTATCAATCGGTAATTCTACTTTTCCCGCGCTACCACCGCAATGGTCGGCAACAATCACGAACAAGGTGTCATCAAACCAGGGCTGCTGTTGTGCGGTCTTAATAAATTCATTAATGGCGTAATCAGTAAATTTAACTCCACCATTGCGCCCTCCCTTGCCAGAAGGAATATCTATTTTGCCATCGGGATAAGTATAAGGTCGATGATTACTCGTAGTCATGATGTGAAAAAAGAATGGCTGCCTTTTAGCATAATCTATCTCTGCTTCCCTGATGACGCGATGTAACATTACGTCATCGGATACCCCCCAGGCGTTAGAAAAAGTAATCTCCTCATTGGTTAAATCGGATCGATCAATTGTCCGAAAGCCATTGCCCGCATAAAAGGCGTTCATGTTATCAAAATAACCATTGCCACCATATAAAAATACGATATCATAACCGTGCTGATTAAAAACGTGACCTAAATTAAACAGCCGCTGATTATCAGGACGCTTGACAATCGAATGCCCGGGGGTGGGCGGGTAGGAAAGGATTAACGCTTCCAGGCCGCGAATGGTACGGGTTCCGGTGGCATAAAAATTGGTAAACAACAATCCTTGCCTGAATAATTGATCCATAAACGGGCTAATATTTTCAGTATTGCCAAAAGTTCCTAAATACTCGGCACTTAAACTTTCCACGGTAATTAAAATTAGATTTAGAGGCTTTTCAACGCCAGATTTTTTAATGGTTCGTTTTATATCATATAATCCGACATTGTTGGCGATATCACCCTGCCTGGACACTTCGTGCTTGATTAGAGTTGATAATTGATTATCATCGCCAAGTTTATAAAATTTGCGGTAATCGAGTTCGCTACTTCTGAAAGCAGCAAAAAATTGATAGGGTCCGTTGGCGGCCAGTTCATTAAGATATTTATTTCCGCAAAATTCATGAAATCCCTGACCCATCGCCAAAAAAGAGATAGTCGGCAACAATGAAAAATATCCCGCTATTTTTAACCGGGAAAGAAAATTTTCATCGGTATCACAATGAATAGGAAAGAATTCCAAAAATCCCCAAAAAAGCAAACCAGCAATAATAAAAATCGCACTAAGAATTGTTGGCAATGGATAAGATTCAACAATATTGCGCACGACTTCATTAGTATAAACCAAATAATCAACCGCGATAAAGTTAAACCGCACGCCAAATTCATTCCAGAAAAACCATTCAGAAGCAACAATAAACAACAGCAGATAAATATTAATAAATAACACCAAATAAACAAGCCATTTATGCCAGGGATTTTGATAAACGCGCCTCGGCATCAAGGTTAAATAGAGAACAACGGGAATAAAAAAATAACTAAGAAAACTCAAGTCACTAATGACGCCCAATAAAAATGCGGTGATCACTTGATAAAACGGGCTGTCTATGTCTTCTACTTGTTTGATGAATAGCGCCAAGCGTAATAACGCGAAAATTGGCAAGGACAAAAATAATGAGTTTACTATTATGGAAAAACGTGATTTTGACATATAGCGATTATTCAGTACCGTTTGAGATTAATTCATTCAAAATGTCCCGCGCCCGCTTGTAATCAAATTGATCGACATAACGCTTGAAAGTTTTATACAGTGCCTGGCGATTCGTTGGTACCTCTTTGGCTAATTCCGTCAACAGTTCCTCTGGAATTATATCCATTTCCGTCATTAACGCAGTCACCTGGCCGGCCAACTTTGCCAAGGCCTCTGGATTCACCGTCGCGTTGGTTGGGGTAGCCGCTGGCTTTACAAGGCGCGTAATCGCGGCGAGTGCTTGGCTGTGCGCTTGGCGTAGCGTCTCCAGGGTGGCGGTCGCGTATTCACCGTGGCGCAGCTCGGTATCAAGTTTTTCCGCCGCACGGTGCAAGTCAACTGCGCCGATATTGCCCGCCGCACCCTTGAGACGGTGAGCAACCGCCTTGGCCTGCTTGATTTCACCTGCGGTGAGCGCCTGGCTAATTTCGTTCAAGTCCTCTTGGATGCTGTCGGAAAATTTCCCAAGGATATCGAGGATTTCAGCGTTACTGGTAAAAATCACGCGGAGATTGCGCAAATCAAATCCGGTGATTTCCACCGTTTCTGTCTCAGGCTTGTCGTTCGTTGGTGATGGTGACGCAGGTAGCGCCCGCGTAGGGAGTGAAACAACAGCAGCAGCTTTTTTGGAGCGTTCGGGAATCCAGCGCAGGAGCGTTGCGGCTAATTCCTCCTGGTTGATGGGTTTACCGATGAAGCCGTTCATACCCGCATCCAAAACGAGTTCGCGTTCCTCGGTGGTAACTCCAGCAGTCAGGGCAATCACTGGCAGGTCGGTCCATGTGGCGTTCTGGCGAATTTTGCGTGTTGCTTCTAGGCCATCCATGCCGGGCATGTGAACATCCATCAGCACCGCGTCGAACCATTCATTCGCCAGGAAGTTGAGTGCCTCTTGCCCGTGGTTAGCAATTTTGATTATCACTCCCCAGCGTTTCAACAACCCGGCAACGACCTGCTGATTAATGGTGTTGTCTTCCGCCACCAGTACCCGTGCCCCCGTTAGGCGCTGGACGTGTTTGTCAATCAATTGACTCTGGCGATTACTGCGTTCCCTGGTAGCGATTTGCACTCCAACCGCCACCGAGAACGGCAGACTGAAAGAAAAGGTGCTCCCCTTGCCCAAGGAGCTTTCCACCGTAAAGTCGCTCTCCATCAATAACAATAATTCGCGGCTGATCGCAAGCCCGAGGCCGGTGCCACCAAAACGTCGAGTAATCGATCCATCCGCCTGAGTGAACGGCTGAAACAGCCGCGTCAGGGTCTCCTCGGACATGCCAATTCCGGTATCTTCGACCTTAAATATCAGGCGGGCTTGCGAATTTTCAATTTTTTGAACAGTAATCCGCAACGCAACTTCGCCACGCTCGGTAAATTTGAGAGCATTGCCTAACAGGTTCGAGAGCACCTGTTGCAGCCGCAAGGCATCTCCCACCAACCGGCGTGGTACTTGCGGTGCCACATCAATAGTGAAATGTAGCCCCTTTTCCTCAGCGCGCAGCGTAAACAGATTGCACAGGGTGTCAATAATCGTATCCAGGATAAAGGGTGCGTTTTCAATGTTCATCCGACCGGCATCAATCTTCGAATAATCGAGAATGTCGTTTAGAATCCCCAGCAAACTTTTTGAGGAGTCATGAATTTTCTTTAAATAATCGCGCACATCCGGGGAAAGCGGTTGATAGAGGGCCAATTCGGAAAGACCAATGATGCCGTTCATTGGTGTGCGAATTTCATGACTCATATTGGCCAGGAATTCAGACTTGAGACGCGCGGTTTTTTCCGCAAGTTCCCGGGCGTTTTTCAGATCGCTGATATCCCAATTCACGCCGACCATCCGCAATGGTATCCCGGTATCATCACAAACTATCTTAGCGAAAGCGGAGATATGACGAATCGTGCCGTTTGGCCACTTCACCCGAAATTCAGACTGAAAATCCTTATTTTCCT is a window of Gammaproteobacteria bacterium DNA encoding:
- a CDS encoding hypothetical protein (Evidence 5 : Unknown function), whose protein sequence is MFSQKFHVATLLLIICSVILPIVTNAKTQVYYDFPVNYLPATPAQHPRIYLQNRIASLQTLYKTVPELEAVHAFKHDIDKLLSYSSACQDWRCNNGWPAAALALHWLLTGNLASGQKACDVFIPHFDGASPNNQGTDLYYALAYDWLFHHPCFTDAMKASLRAKLIAWSDDTALIDEAGSWTAHDSDRNIAATAGHFIAGLAIVGEDELNGLKLLKRGWTGWKYGINAHSLLPDFPVIKFFRTSLDTGIPLPGWDYGMMSDVHIAQNLYYIMDELGIIDAEFPDLKQWWVNSLTYFMHSVDPANTHYRWIGDQQNTSELDPGGGKYIWSYFSNCVFLAERYGNTTQAAIGRSFLDTLHRPAYGVSEGDTMLWFMTSWPDSAQRIDFKTNANRYALGGFGSGQHMGIGMFRSDWTSSTSFSDAKQVTWGGFYGIGSYIVDHMHNSAGSFWLWRNGEYLLTEPLNYGGNEAAIYPFTLWNSLSIPNEAVPNNNESYDNGGPVVYFNQNSAYLERGRADEKNKVFYALLNANYNYNVPENIWATCTGTCRQPVGKYTRSFVYDGTAEIVFLIDRVDLVRSRPVSLRFRTQNPNSLSTLVNANTVSVPSDKGNYQTLIRVLTPTLSDSWVIAPEPWTAVPAWQIQPSMIGSQVHKSFATALQHRIVTALSIGKFGDDNTALNNASLISSAPESIGACARSFCFVTTSENSATSRITVNYTTPLTMVANSRHLVTDLDAGGCYSITSSASGIIASGLSINAGDNTLWFVVPNSGAQGISIVKTADNVTGCVPEAKKKLTISKSGAGAGKVTSSPAGINCGTDCNESYAHGTKVTLTATANSGSTFSGWSGGGCSGTGVCVVTMNAAMTVTATFHPVTHSLIVLKSGVGMGTISSNPAGINCGTDCNENYAHGTKVTLTATANPGSIFSGWSGGGCAGTGVCLVTMNAAITVTATFVAPDFVVTGITLSPSTPIHNGTFKASVTVKNQGSVAGNAGSLGVWVNQPTLPACSATSRDQYVTVGILAAGASVTRTFTGLPVGSSGSKTFRAFVDKNCATPEAMETNNQSTKTYVVQ
- the leuS gene encoding leucine--tRNA ligase, which produces MEEQYRPDLIEPLAQRFWEETHAFRAVEDPGREKFYCLSMFPYPSGRLHMGHVRNYTIGDVIARYQRMRGRNVLQPMGFDAFGLPAENAAIQNAVPPARWTYDNIRYMVGQLKRLGFGYDWERQVATCHPRYYHWEQWLFTRLLAKGLVYKKTAAVNWDPVDQTVLANEQVINGRGWRSGALVERREIPQWFLRITAYADELLKDLDNLTGWPEEVCAMQRNWIGRSEGVEIQFVVNGQSDSLTVFTTRPDTLMGVTYLAVAAEHPLALAAAQNNSSLAEFIATSRKISTAEATLETMEKKGVDTGFYGQHPITGAVVPIFAANFVLMGYGSGAVMAVPAHDQRDFEFARKYGLPIQPVIAPGDGSTWDFEAAAFVAPGVLMNSGVFNELTSAAAFDAIARHLEAAGRGRRQVNYRLRDWGVSRQRYWGAPIPVVYCPHCGDVPVPDHDLPVVLPEEVTFAGVSSPLKGMSDFYQAPCPRCGAEARRETDTFDTFVESSWYYARYCARNQDGAMFDERVNYWLPVDQYIGGIEHAVLHLLYARFFHKAMRDLGLVPSDEPFTRLLTQGMVLKDGSKMSKSKGNTVDPQEMVETYGADTVRLFMMFAAPPEQSLEWSETGLEGSHRFLKRLWRLIWTHVESGGVSSTANLAPDNLTPEQMTLRRQVHRIIAKASDDIARRTTFNTAIAAVMELINALYRFDDPSTIGYVLRHEALEAVVRLLAPIVPHIAHVLWQSLGHIEPVIDAPWPEADPTALASERLEMVVQVNGKLRAHISVAVDAGQVEIEAAAQSDPNVARYLEGKPIRKIIVVPRRLVNIVV
- a CDS encoding lipoteichoic acid synthase; translated protein: MSKSRFSIIVNSLFLSLPIFALLRLALFIKQVEDIDSPFYQVITAFLLGVISDLSFLSYFFIPVVLYLTLMPRRVYQNPWHKWLVYLVLFINIYLLLFIVASEWFFWNEFGVRFNFIAVDYLVYTNEVVRNIVESYPLPTILSAIFIIAGLLFWGFLEFFPIHCDTDENFLSRLKIAGYFSLLPTISFLAMGQGFHEFCGNKYLNELAANGPYQFFAAFRSSELDYRKFYKLGDDNQLSTLIKHEVSRQGDIANNVGLYDIKRTIKKSGVEKPLNLILITVESLSAEYLGTFGNTENISPFMDQLFRQGLLFTNFYATGTRTIRGLEALILSYPPTPGHSIVKRPDNQRLFNLGHVFNQHGYDIVFLYGGNGYFDNMNAFYAGNGFRTIDRSDLTNEEITFSNAWGVSDDVMLHRVIREAEIDYAKRQPFFFHIMTTSNHRPYTYPDGKIDIPSGKGGRNGGVKFTDYAINEFIKTAQQQPWFDDTLFVIVADHCGGSAGKVELPIDRYHIPFFIYAPKHIHPGINNTLSSQIDVAPTILSLLNFSYDSWFFGRDILAMQNQDGRALIANYQKLGLFKAEKLAYLSIQRQVDVVLDPLGKHLAASPATEAELVTETMAYYQAADYIWTHRLTRY